The proteins below come from a single Sorghum bicolor cultivar BTx623 chromosome 4, Sorghum_bicolor_NCBIv3, whole genome shotgun sequence genomic window:
- the LOC8066163 gene encoding wall-associated receptor kinase 5 — MPPNYAAARGWETARTMILALFAASVLWALPAAAAAGAAMQPSATCLRRCGDIDIPYPFGVGPGCHLETGDWTFVLTCNRTDDGRLRLYNYQIEVMDMSVRLGQLRIYNIINPWCYNASTRAMNEQHNWWYNMSITNFRINDAQNRFTVIGCNSLAYIRSLNDSADADTYMTGCMAMCPGVRRLENGSCAGFGCCQTAIPSDLNAYWVSYEDKFNTSGIANFSACSYAVLLEAAAFDFRTTFVTTDAFMADNDGKVPLVLDWAIGNKTCQEAKRNASAYACVSSNSECIDSKYGKGRGYLCNCSAGYDGNPYLLNGCQDINECEDARFSYPCSVPGTCVNTIGSFYCACPDKTTGNAYNGTCEDKKTQIGWQIAIGVTSGVVVLIVTATCLYMIHEKRRLARIKSEYFKQHGGLLLFEEMKSRQGLSFTLFTQEELEAATNKFDERNVIGKGGNGTVYRGTTKDGTAVAIKKCRLANERQKKEFGKEMLILSQINHRNVVKLYGCCLEVEVPMLVYKYIPNGTLYRLIHGGRDRDRGRGAPRIPLALRLRIAHQAAEALAYLHSWASPPIIHGDVKTSNILLDEDYTAKVSDFGASAMAPTDQAQLVTLVQGTCGYLDPEYMRTCKLTDKSDVYSFGVVLLELLTCRKALNLEELEEEKYLSSQFLLVLGEDRLEEILDEQVKGEQSFELLEQVAELAKQCLEMTGDKRPSMRQVAEELDRLSRVSQHPWGRQNSEEILALLGGGSPSTASEIELSTSRNISFTDTAYIGIRSPR, encoded by the exons ATGCCTCCTAATTACGCCGCCGCGAGAGGCTGGGAGACCGCAAGAACCATGATCCTTGCGCTGTTCGCCGCGTCGGTCCTCTGGGcgctgccggcggcggcggcagcgggggCGGCGATGCAGCCGAGCGCGACGTGCCTGCGGCGGTGCGGCGACATCGACATCCCCTACCCGTTCGGCGTCGGCCCCGGGTGCCACCTCGAGACGGGGGACTGGACGTTCGTGCTCACCTGCAACCGCACGGACGACGGCCGGCTCCGGCTGTACAACTACCAGATCGAGGTGATGGACATGTCGGTGCGCCTGGGGCAGCTGCGCATCTACAACATCATCAACCCGTGGTGCTACAACGCGTCGACGCGGGCGATGAACGAGCAGCACAACTGGTGGTACAACATGTCCATCACCAACTTCCGCATCAACGACGCGCAGAACCGGTTCACGGTCATCGGCTGCAACTCGCTGGCCTACATCCGGTCGCTCAACGACAGCGCGGACGCCGACACGTACATGACCGGGTGCATGGCCATGTGCCCCGGCGTGCGGCGGCTGGAGAACGGCTCCTGCGCCGGCTTCGGGTGCTGCCAGACCGCCATCCCCAGCGACCTCAACGCGTACTGGGTGTCGTACGAGGACAAGTTCAACACCTCCGGGATCGCCAACTTCAGCGCCTGCAGCTACGCCGTGCTCCTGGAGGCCGCCGCCTTCGACTTCCGCACCACGTTCGTCACCACCGACGCGTTCATGGCGGACAACGACGGCAAGGTGCCGCTCGTGCTCGACTGGGCCATCGGGAACAAGACCTGCCAGGAGGCCAAGCGGAACGCGTCGGCGTACGCCTGCGTCAGTAGCAACAGCGAGTGCATCGACTCCAAGTACGGCAAGGGCCGGGGATACCTCTGCAACTGCTCCGCCGGATACGACGGCAACCCCTACCTGCTCAACGGCTGCCAAG ATATTAACGAGTGCGAAGATGCAAGATTCAGCTACCCGTGCTCTGTTCCGGGTACATGTGTCAACACGATTGGATCATTCTACTGCGCGTGCCCTGACAAGACGACGGGCAACGCCTACAATGGAACGTGCGAGGACAAGAAAACCCAAATCGGGTGGCAGATCGCCATTG GTGTTACCAGCGGCGTTGTCGTCCTGATCGTCACGGCGACCTGCCTCTACATGATCCACGAGAAGAGGCGGCTCGCCAGGATCAAAAGCGAGTACTTCAAGCAGCACGGCGGCCTCCTGCTGTTCGAGGAGATGAAGTCGAGGCAGGGCCTCTCCTTCacgctcttcacccaggaggagCTGGAGGCGGCGACCAACAAGTTCGACGAGCGCAACGTGATCGGCAAGGGCGGCAACGGCACCGTGTACCGCGGCACCACCAAGGACGGCACGGCCGTGGCGATCAAGAAGTGCCGGCTGGCCAACGAGCGGCAGAAGAAGGAGTTcggcaaggagatgctcatccTGTCGCAGATCAACCACCGGAACGTCGTCAAGCTCTACGGCTGCTGCCTCGAGGTGGAGGTCCCGATGCTGGTGTACAAGTACATCCCCAACGGCACCCTGTACCGCCTCATCCACGGCGGGCGCGACCGCGaccgcggccgcggcgcgccgcgCATCCCGTTGGCGCTCCGCCTCAGGATCGCGCACCAGGCCGCCGAGGCGCTCGCGTACCTGCACTCGTGGGCGTCGCCTCCCATCATCCACGGCGACGTGAAGACGTCCAACATACTCCTGGACGAGGACTACACCGCCAAGGTCTCCGACTTCGGGGCCTCGGCGATGGCGCCGACAGACCAGGCACAGCTCGTGACGCTGGTGCAGGGGACCTGCGGGTACCTGGACCCCGAGTACATGAGGACGTGCAAGCTGACGGACAAGAGCGACGTGTACAGCTTCGGCGTCGTCCTGCTGGAGCTGCTGACGTGCCGGAAGGCGCTCAAcctggaggagctcgaggaggagaagtacCTGTCGTCGCAGTTCCTCCTGGTACTCGGCGAGGACCGCCTTGAGGAGATACTGGACGAGCAGGTGAAGGGCGAGCAGAGCTTCGAGCTGCTCGAGCAGGTCGCGGAGCTGGCCAAGCAATGCCTGGAGATGACCGGCGACAAGAGGCCGTCGATGAGACAGGTCGCGGAAGAGCTAGACAGGCTGAGTAGGGTGTCCCAGCATCCCTGGGGTCGGCAGAACTCCGAGGAGATTCTGGCATTGCTTGGTGGTGGATCGCCGAGCACGGCCTCAGAAATTGAACTTAGTACCAGTCGGAATATCAGTTTTACTGATACGGCGTACATTGGAATTAGGTCTCCACGTTAG